The Nocardioides marmorisolisilvae genomic interval TCGCACAGCCGCACCACCTGCTCGGGCGTCAGCTCGTGCCGGCCTCCTGCGTCGGGCACCAGCACGAAGTCGTTCCGCGTGCCGTGCCCCTTGACGAATGCGTAGTCCACCCGGCAAGTCTACGGATCCCCGTGTCCTCACCGGTTCTGTCGGTCCTCGGTGCGATGGTCGATCCATGGACGAACTGATGATGCTCCGCGGCGAGGGTCGTCACTGCCCCGACTGCGCGACCGTGACGATCTTCCTGCCCGTCGGAGACCACTCCGAGCGGCCGGATTGCGACGAGTGGGTCTGCACGGCCTGCGACGGTGCGCTGATCCTGGTCCCGCTGGCGGCCTGAACCGTCGCGCCCGGGCGCGAGCGGGAGTCGGCGATCTGTCATCCTGCCGGGGTGAGCAAGGAGCGCGCCAAGTCCCCCGCCGAGCCGCCAGTGCTGCGGGTCCGCGGCCTCACCCGGCGGTACGGCGAGCACTCCATCGTCACCGACCTGGACCTCGACGTTGCCGCCGGTGAGGCCGTCGCGCTGGTCGGTCGCAACGGCGCCGGCAAGTCCACCGTGCTGCGCTGCATCACCGGCGTCGACAAGCCGACCGAAGGCACCGTCGAGCTCGACGGCGCCACCCTCGACGAGCGCTCCCCCGCGGTGCGTGCCGGCCTGTCGGTGGTGATGGACGATCTGGACTTCTTTCCCGACCTGAGCGTCGTCGAGCATCTCGACCTGTTCGCCCGTGCACACCGGGTGCCCGATGCCGAGACGGTCGTCGACGACGTCCTCCACGAGGTCGGGCTCATCGACCAGTCCGGGCAGCTCCCCGGAACGCTGTCCTCGGGCCAGCGCCGCCGACTGGCGCTCGCGAGCGCCTTCGTGCGGCCCCGACGACTGCTGGTGCTCGACGAACCCGAGCAGCGGCTGGACTCCGCCGGCCTCGACTGGCTGGCCGGCAGACTGCAACGGGAGAAGGCCGAGGGTCTCGCCGTACTCCTGGCCAGCCACGCCGACCAGCTGGTCGCCGCGGTGGCCGACCGCGTCGTGACCCTGGGCGAGCACGAGCAGGAGGTCCCGAGCTGAGCGCCGGTCGGGAGGTCCGCGAGCTGAGGGCCGAGGTTCGGCACTGGCGACGCGGCCGCGCGAACGCCAAGCTCGTCGACGTCCTCGGTGACGTCTACATCGGGATCTTCGCGGCGCTGATGCTCGGCTCGATGGTCGCCAACGTGGTCATCAACGTCGGCCGGGTCTCCGGCCAGCTGTGCACCTCGGCCGGCTGCCGGGAAGGGCGCACCGCACTGCCCTGGCTGGTCGCCCTCGCGGCGCTGTTGCTGGTGGTGGCGGTGGCCCGGCTCTTCGGGCCGGTGTTCGTGTCGCCCGCGACCGCGTCGTGGCTGCTGCCGGCCCCGATCGACCGACCCTCGGTGCTCCGACCACGCCTGGTCTGGGCGCTCCTGGTGGCCCTCCCCGCCGCGGCCCTGCTCGCGGCGGTGGGCAGCACGCTCGCCGGGTTCGCGGCCGGACCGGTCGCTGCCTTCGCCGTCAGCGCCGGTGGTCTCGCCGTGGCCGGCGTCGGCATCGCGGCGCTCGCCCAGTCCCGGCGGGGCATCGCGTCCCGGGTGCTGGTCTGGCTGCTCGCCGCATTGCTGTGGGCGGCTCTGCTGGTGCTCGCTCTCGGTGTCGCACCGCGGCTGGAGTCGCCGCGACACCTGACGGCCACATGGTGGGCGGTGCTGGCGGCTGCGGCGGCGCTGGCCGTGGCCCTGGGGGTGCTCTCGGTGACCCGGCTGGGGCGGCTGCGTGACCGCGACGTCGCCCCCGGGGGCTCGCTCGCGCCCGGCCTGTCCGGAGCGCTGGCCACCCTCGACCTCGCCCTGCTCTATGACGTCCTGGTCGAGCACCGGTGGCGGGGCCACGCCACGGTGCGGTCCCGCCGCGGGCTGCCGGCAGGCCCGGAGGCGCTGGTCCGCACCGAGGTCACCCGGATGCTCCGCAGTCCGCAGACCGTCGTGGTGCTGGCCGCCGCCGTGGTCGCGCCGTACGCCGTGGCCGCGACCGGCGCAGGCCGACTGACGCTGCTGGTGGCCGCGCTCGCCGGCTTCCTCGCGGGCCTGCCGCTGCTGGTCGCCCTGCGGGTGCTCACCCGAACCCCCAGCCTGCTGCGGATGCTGCCGTTCCCGGTCGCCGAGACGCGACGGCTCGTGCTCCGGCTGCCCGGCCTGCTGCTCATCGCCTTCGGTCTTGCCTGCGTGCCCGCGGTCCATGCCGCGGTCGGCGGGACGCCCACCGGTGCGGTGGGCATCGGCTTCGCAATCGGGCTGTCCGCGCTCGCCTCCGCCGTCCGCTGGGTGACCGGGCGACCGCCGGACTACTCCCGGCCGCTCGTGTCCACGCCGGCCGGCGGCGTACCGACGAACCTCTATGGCAGTGCCCTGCGCGGGTTCGACATGCTGCTGGTCACCACGGCCCCGCTGCTGCTCTCCCCGACGGGCAACGGCGCATTCTTCTCCCTGGTCCTGTCGCTGGTGGTGCTCGGCTACCTCACTGCCCGTCAGTAGCCGACTCGCGGACGACGTCGTACCGTGCGCAGGCGAAGTCGCGGTTCTGCGCAAGGTCGGTGAGCCTCAGCTCGATCCGTCGCGGCAGCATCGGTGCGCCACCGCCGAGCGTCACGGGGGCGTACTGCACCCACACCTCATCGAGCAGACCGGCGTCGTGGAACTGTCCGACCAGGTCGCCACCGCCGACGACCCAGACGTTCTTCCCGCCGGCCGCGGCGACCATCTCCGCGTGCACGTCTGCGATCGGCGCGGAGGTGAACCGGATGTCGCCGTCCCGCGGCGGGAAGTCTCGGTGGGTGAACACCCAGCACGGCATCGAGTAGGGCCAGCCGTCGTCGTGGTTGTCCACGATCCACTGGTACGTCGTCGCGCCCATGCACATCGCCCCCCAGCCGGCCCGGACCCCGGCATAGCCCATCGGGCCGTGCTCGTCGATGTCACGGGACAGCAGCCAGGACAGGGAGTTGTCCGGGTCGGCGATGAAGCCGTCGACACTGGAGGCGGTGTAGTACTGAGTCACCATCGGTCCACCCTCGCACGGAGCACCGACACCCTGATCGCGCTTGCTCCGTCAGAGCGTCGCGGCCACCGCGGATCCGACGAGATCGGGGTCGTCGTGGGCCACCCACCGAACCCGGTCGTCCTTGCGGAACCAGCCCTCCTGACGGCGGGCGAACCGGCGGGTGGCCACGACCGTGCGCTCTCGGGCCTCGTCCTCGGTGATCTCCCCGGCGAGGTGGTC includes:
- the ccmA gene encoding heme ABC exporter ATP-binding protein CcmA; amino-acid sequence: MSKERAKSPAEPPVLRVRGLTRRYGEHSIVTDLDLDVAAGEAVALVGRNGAGKSTVLRCITGVDKPTEGTVELDGATLDERSPAVRAGLSVVMDDLDFFPDLSVVEHLDLFARAHRVPDAETVVDDVLHEVGLIDQSGQLPGTLSSGQRRRLALASAFVRPRRLLVLDEPEQRLDSAGLDWLAGRLQREKAEGLAVLLASHADQLVAAVADRVVTLGEHEQEVPS
- a CDS encoding DUF6297 family protein; amino-acid sequence: MVANVVINVGRVSGQLCTSAGCREGRTALPWLVALAALLLVVAVARLFGPVFVSPATASWLLPAPIDRPSVLRPRLVWALLVALPAAALLAAVGSTLAGFAAGPVAAFAVSAGGLAVAGVGIAALAQSRRGIASRVLVWLLAALLWAALLVLALGVAPRLESPRHLTATWWAVLAAAAALAVALGVLSVTRLGRLRDRDVAPGGSLAPGLSGALATLDLALLYDVLVEHRWRGHATVRSRRGLPAGPEALVRTEVTRMLRSPQTVVVLAAAVVAPYAVAATGAGRLTLLVAALAGFLAGLPLLVALRVLTRTPSLLRMLPFPVAETRRLVLRLPGLLLIAFGLACVPAVHAAVGGTPTGAVGIGFAIGLSALASAVRWVTGRPPDYSRPLVSTPAGGVPTNLYGSALRGFDMLLVTTAPLLLSPTGNGAFFSLVLSLVVLGYLTARQ
- a CDS encoding dihydrofolate reductase family protein, whose translation is MVTQYYTASSVDGFIADPDNSLSWLLSRDIDEHGPMGYAGVRAGWGAMCMGATTYQWIVDNHDDGWPYSMPCWVFTHRDFPPRDGDIRFTSAPIADVHAEMVAAAGGKNVWVVGGGDLVGQFHDAGLLDEVWVQYAPVTLGGGAPMLPRRIELRLTDLAQNRDFACARYDVVRESATDGQ